Within Psychrobacter sp. DAB_AL43B, the genomic segment TATGTATGGTCATAAAAAAGCTCACAATAATGGATAAGTATTTCGGTTAAAAATTAATCCCTATTATCTATCCACCCTAATACGAGCACAAAGTTACTGAACGCAGCCCATAGAATATTATGGCTGACGAAGCTGATAACAATGTTATAAAGGTAGGTAGACAGATAAATAGATAATTAAAAAACCTGTCGATTAGGGTTAATATTCGTTATAAATCATTATAAAGCTGCATCACTTGCGCCGCGATAGAGATAGCGACTGCCATTGGCTCTTTTCCACCAGTCTTAAGTCCGATTGGCATGGTCAATTTATCAACTATTTGCTCATTATAATCACGCTGCAGTAGACGATCTCTGAAACGCTTGGCTTTAGTCGCTGAGCTGATACAACCAAGATAAGGTAATGAAGATAACAGGCTGGTGCTGACGTTAGGAACATTATTGGTAATGCTATTTGTATCAACATTAGCATCAATTTTCATATAAGTATCAAGCGTGGCACGCACCAAATCAAAATCAAGGCTGTGATCATGAGTCATGACTAGGATAAAATACTGAGTGCCTTTTTTTATTGACGCATTTGCTGAGGCACTTTTAAAGCTCTTAGTGACAAACGGTTGGATAAAATCCACCGGATCTTCATCAATATGTGGGCGAATATGGGTAGGCAATTGATAAGTCACTTGTCCATCTGCCGTGCCAGCATCAGCGCTCAAATAACCCTTGAACATCTCAGCACGGCTGTCTACCCAATCTACTTGGCAAGGTAACTCAGCAAGTATGGTCATTAAGGCGGCTGCTACGTGTCCTGCACCAAATACCAATAGCGACATCGGCGGCGTCACATTAAAGCATTCAAACATAACTGTGACACTACCGCCGCAGCATTGGGCTAATTTAGCGCCCAATGGATAGTGCTTGGTGTAGACTGCTTCACGACGTACTGCTTGTGCCTTTTCAGACTTGCCTTCTTTTAATGGTTTAAAACCTCTTGACTCATTTGGATCTAGCTCCCCATTGAGCAATTGCCTAGCAGTGATCGTCACATCATGCTCAAGACTACCGCCGCCCAAGGTGTCACAGCACGCATCAAGCGTGACAATCATTTTAGATTGTAGCTCTCGAGGTGCTGAGCCATTCACGGCAACGACAGTCGCCAAAACGTGCGCCATACCTTGCTGCTGATATTGCACCAGTCCATCATACCAACGAGTTGGCGGCACCTTTAGCGATAATGAATTATTCACTGTGCGCAGGTCCACGAGCCGTTGAAACATTAGGATTTTCTATGGCTTCAGGTTGCTCGTCAAACAACTGACCTTCAGACTCTGGTGGATTTACATCTTTACCATGAGGCACTTGCTGCGGCTTGACTCGATCATCATCGATACCACAATTGTCATCAGTCAGCGTTAAACTCTCAACAGTTTCTGCCTCTGCTTTAGAAGCGATTTCCCATTCTTGACCTTGCATACGCATCACTGCTTTGAGTACCGCCTCCGGCGTCGCAGGCATAGTCAAATCTGGATTTTTCTTACAATCACCCAAGCTCGCTACTGCATTATTAATCGCACACCAAACACTAGCGGCTAGCATAAATGGCGGCTCACCAACGGCTTTAGAGTTATAAATGGTCTGCTCTTCATTTTTACGATCGAACAGTTTGACACTCCATTGCTTAGGCAAGTCATGGGCGGTCGGAATCTTATAATTAGCCGCACTGTTAGAAGCTAAATTACCTTTTTTATCCCAAATCAGCTCTTCAGCCGTCAGCCAGCCCATGCCTTGTACAAAAGCACCTTCAATCTGACCAATATCCACAGCAGGGTTAATCGATTGCCCGACATCGTGCAAGATATCGCAGCGCAGTACCTTGTACTCTCCCGTTAAAATATCAATTTCTACCTCAGCACAGGCGGCACCCAAGGCAAAATAAAAGAAAGGTCGACCCCACGCTTTTGAGCGATCATAAAATATCTTGGGTGTTTTATAGTAGCCAGTAGAAGACAAACTAATACGATGCTGATAAGCCAGTAAGACAAAATCGGCAAAGGTGAGCACTTCTTTATCACCGATATAGACATGGTTATTTTCAAACTTGATATCTTCTGCCATTACCTGAAAGTGTTCAGCGGCAAACTCAACCATACGGTCTCTGATCGTGATACAAGCATTTTGCGCCGCTTTGCCATTCATATCAGTGCCCGATGAGGCAGCAGTCGGTGACGTATTCGGTACTTTGTCCGTGCGGGTCGCTGTTGCTTTTACGGTATCTAAATCGACATCAAATTCATTGGCGACGATTTGGGCAATTTTAATATACAGCCCTTGTCCCATCTCAGTACCACCGTGATTGACCTGAATCGTACCATCAGTGTAGATAAGCACCAAAGCTCCCGCTTGATTCAACGTCTGCACGGTAAATGAAATACCGAATTTCACAGGGGTTAAGGCAAGCCCTAAACGCTTATCACTACCCTCAGCCTCCGCTTTTTTATTGGCTGCTGTAATTTGCTGACGGCGCTTATCATACTCATTGTCATCTGCTAGCGTCTGCATAATAGTAACCAAATCAAAATGCTCAATCGGTTGACCATAATGGGTGCTTTGACCGTTTTGATATAAGTTTGCCAGACGCACCTGCAAAGGATCTTTTCCTAAAGTATAGGCGATATGATCCATCATATATTCAGCTGTCAGCAGACCTTGTGGACCACCAAAACCTCGATAAGCGGTATTAGATACTGTGTGAGTCTTGCAGCGGTGACCGGCTATCTGCGCGGCTGGATAATAATAGGCATTATCGCAGTGGAACATCGCGCGATCGACGATAGCATCAGATAAATCAGGCGAATAACCACACAATCCTGACAGCTGCATATCGACGCCTAACACTTGACCTGCGTCATTGACACCGACATCATATCGATTAGAGAATTCATGACGCTTACCCGTCACGACCATATCATCCTGACGATCTAAGCGCATACTTACTGGCACATTTTGGCGCTTGGCAACAATACCGCACAAGCACGCCCATGCGGCTGCTTGCGTTTCTTTACCGCCAAAGCCGCCACCCATTCGGCGCACAATAGTCGTAACGGCATGAAAAGGCAAATCAACCACTTCCGCAACCAACTGCTGTACCTCACTCGGATGCTGCGATGAAGTATAAACTTCAAGACCACCATCATCACAAGGCACGACATAGGATACCTGCCCTTCAAGATAAAAATGCTCTTGGCCAAGCATATGAATATGTCCTGCAATGCGCGTCGGTGCCGTATCGAGTGCGGCTGCCGCATCTCCGCGCTCCATAAAATGACTGGGACGCACAAACTGCTCTTGCTTTAGCGCCTCATCAATAGTGAGAATCGCTGGTAATGGCTCATACTCTACAATAGCGTGAAGGGTGGCTTTTTTGGCGGCACGATGACTGGTTGCGACGACGGCAAATAAGGTTTGACCGACATATTCTGTGATCTCATCTACCATCAATGGATCACCATCAAAAACCGGTCCGATATCAGTCTTGGCTGGCAAATCTTTAAAAGTAATGACATCGATTACGCCATCGGCTGCCCTTACCGCACTCAAATCCATGCTTAATACGCGTGCGTGAGCATGAGCACTTTTTCCAACCGCTAAATGCAGGGTGCTTTGTGGCTTCAGCATGTCATCTACATAGGTGGCGGTTCCCATCACATGACTAATAGCACTGTCATGCTTGGCTCCGGTACCGATTTTATTTTTGGGTGGACGTTGTCTGCGAATACTATAGCTGTCAAATAATGAAGAATGATGACTCATGGTGGCTCTCTCTTATATTTTTAGCAAAACCTATAATGCCTGCTTATAGCGTTTTGGCTGTATTATGAAAGCTATGTAGTAACTGCTTTTTAGTAGATAATCTAAAAAAAGCTGCGTTGCAAAATCATAGCTATCAGCATAATACTTTATGATAAATATCAGTATTTATAGCAAATATCGGTGTTTGACTTGCCTGTACGTGAAAGCGTATTTAGATATTAAAAAACTCTATACAACGTTCATAAACGTTAAGCGCTTTCAGCTTTTACATCTGCTACCAATTGCTTACCGCATTTAATAATTAGCCGCTGCACCACATGCATACGATATTCACGACTGGCTCTAACGTCAGTCATTGGCGATACATCCATCGCTAACATTTTTGATGCCGTCTCAAAACTGACAACTTCAACAGCTTGCCCGATCAGTGCTTGCTGACATTTTGCAGCCAATAAAGGAATCGCTGCCATACCGCCAAGACCAAGTCTTACATTTTCAATCGTCAAGCCATCTGCTGACAGATCAATTCTCGCTGCCAATAAGCAGGCCGAAATATCATCTTCGTAACGCTTACTAATCTTATGAATATAGAGATGCTGATTGTCTTGCATCAGCGGAATATGCAGGGCAACCACGTAACTACCAGCACGTAGCTTGGTCTTTTTATAATCTAAAAAGAATTCAGATAAAGGAATAATTTCGTCAATGCAAGACGCTTGATTTGAATGAACATCATTAGTATTGGTATTGTCTGAGCCATAAACAGCTGCGCAATGACGGATATGAATATGAGCATCTAATGCCAATAAAATGGGAGGTAAGTCGCCAATTGGTGAAGCGTTAGCGACATTACCTCCGATCGTACCCATATTACGGATTTGCGGCGAGGCAATACGTTCAAATAAGTTGGCAAAGTTGGGAAAGTATTGCTCAAGGACAGGCAGCATTTGCTTATAGCTCATGCCAGCACCCAATACTAAAGATGGTATTTCTATTTGCTCTGAAGCTTGCTTGCCTTTTGATTCTGTATCTTTTGATTGTTTGCCATTGAGAGATTTAGAATCCGTAAGCGACCAAGATTTTAGCTCGTCAATCGCTGACAGTTGTACGATAACATCATGATCGACTAAGTGCTGCGTCACACTCAAGCCCAAATCGGTCCCACCCGCCCAAATAGTCGCCTTTGGATGTGCGGCTAACACTTGATTGAGCTCATCAATGGACTGCGGAATGAACAGCTTACGCGACGCTTGAGTAAGAGCAGGCGCGATAGTCCCCGATGTGCTTGAAGCCGCTTGGCTGCTATTAGCCATCGCATCTGTCGCTAGACTGATGGTTAAGTCTTTAGCTATTATCTGATCAGCATCACGTTGTCTGCCAATCTCACTCATTACTAAACCAGCATCGATAATAGGACGATAACCTGTACAGCGACATAGATTTCCCGATATTGAAGCGACAATGTCATCATAGCTAAGATCGTCAGTCGTCGTCCCTTCTGCTACTTGCAGACGATGATTTTCATAGGTACTTGCCAGCGTCATGACAAAGCCAGGCGTACAAAAGCCGCACTGCGAACCATGAAAATCTACCATGGCTTGCTGCGCTGGGTGCAATAAAGCACGATCTGGATGATTGGCAGGATTGTCCGCGATATAAGCGGCCGTCATCAGATGATGACCATCCATCAAGGACAGTAAAGTGATACAAGAGTTGAGGGTATAAAAAGGGGCTTGAGCAGATTGATCTGCATCCTGAGTAGGTAGCTTTTGCGCCATAATGGTACAAGCGCCGCAGTCACCACTACCGCAGCCTTCCTTGGTATCTGTTTGCTTTTCATGCAAGCGCAGATATTCAAGTACCGTGGTATTCGGATTGAGGTCAGTTAGCTGCTTATATTTACCGTTCAAATAAAAATGAATCATAGCAATGCTCAGCTGTCAGAATAAAAG encodes:
- a CDS encoding XdhC family protein; translated protein: MNNSLSLKVPPTRWYDGLVQYQQQGMAHVLATVVAVNGSAPRELQSKMIVTLDACCDTLGGGSLEHDVTITARQLLNGELDPNESRGFKPLKEGKSEKAQAVRREAVYTKHYPLGAKLAQCCGGSVTVMFECFNVTPPMSLLVFGAGHVAAALMTILAELPCQVDWVDSRAEMFKGYLSADAGTADGQVTYQLPTHIRPHIDEDPVDFIQPFVTKSFKSASANASIKKGTQYFILVMTHDHSLDFDLVRATLDTYMKIDANVDTNSITNNVPNVSTSLLSSLPYLGCISSATKAKRFRDRLLQRDYNEQIVDKLTMPIGLKTGGKEPMAVAISIAAQVMQLYNDL
- the xdhB gene encoding xanthine dehydrogenase molybdopterin binding subunit is translated as MSHHSSLFDSYSIRRQRPPKNKIGTGAKHDSAISHVMGTATYVDDMLKPQSTLHLAVGKSAHAHARVLSMDLSAVRAADGVIDVITFKDLPAKTDIGPVFDGDPLMVDEITEYVGQTLFAVVATSHRAAKKATLHAIVEYEPLPAILTIDEALKQEQFVRPSHFMERGDAAAALDTAPTRIAGHIHMLGQEHFYLEGQVSYVVPCDDGGLEVYTSSQHPSEVQQLVAEVVDLPFHAVTTIVRRMGGGFGGKETQAAAWACLCGIVAKRQNVPVSMRLDRQDDMVVTGKRHEFSNRYDVGVNDAGQVLGVDMQLSGLCGYSPDLSDAIVDRAMFHCDNAYYYPAAQIAGHRCKTHTVSNTAYRGFGGPQGLLTAEYMMDHIAYTLGKDPLQVRLANLYQNGQSTHYGQPIEHFDLVTIMQTLADDNEYDKRRQQITAANKKAEAEGSDKRLGLALTPVKFGISFTVQTLNQAGALVLIYTDGTIQVNHGGTEMGQGLYIKIAQIVANEFDVDLDTVKATATRTDKVPNTSPTAASSGTDMNGKAAQNACITIRDRMVEFAAEHFQVMAEDIKFENNHVYIGDKEVLTFADFVLLAYQHRISLSSTGYYKTPKIFYDRSKAWGRPFFYFALGAACAEVEIDILTGEYKVLRCDILHDVGQSINPAVDIGQIEGAFVQGMGWLTAEELIWDKKGNLASNSAANYKIPTAHDLPKQWSVKLFDRKNEEQTIYNSKAVGEPPFMLAASVWCAINNAVASLGDCKKNPDLTMPATPEAVLKAVMRMQGQEWEIASKAEAETVESLTLTDDNCGIDDDRVKPQQVPHGKDVNPPESEGQLFDEQPEAIENPNVSTARGPAHSE
- a CDS encoding xanthine dehydrogenase small subunit; the encoded protein is MIHFYLNGKYKQLTDLNPNTTVLEYLRLHEKQTDTKEGCGSGDCGACTIMAQKLPTQDADQSAQAPFYTLNSCITLLSLMDGHHLMTAAYIADNPANHPDRALLHPAQQAMVDFHGSQCGFCTPGFVMTLASTYENHRLQVAEGTTTDDLSYDDIVASISGNLCRCTGYRPIIDAGLVMSEIGRQRDADQIIAKDLTISLATDAMANSSQAASSTSGTIAPALTQASRKLFIPQSIDELNQVLAAHPKATIWAGGTDLGLSVTQHLVDHDVIVQLSAIDELKSWSLTDSKSLNGKQSKDTESKGKQASEQIEIPSLVLGAGMSYKQMLPVLEQYFPNFANLFERIASPQIRNMGTIGGNVANASPIGDLPPILLALDAHIHIRHCAAVYGSDNTNTNDVHSNQASCIDEIIPLSEFFLDYKKTKLRAGSYVVALHIPLMQDNQHLYIHKISKRYEDDISACLLAARIDLSADGLTIENVRLGLGGMAAIPLLAAKCQQALIGQAVEVVSFETASKMLAMDVSPMTDVRASREYRMHVVQRLIIKCGKQLVADVKAESA